From a single Bremerella alba genomic region:
- the hpnC gene encoding squalene synthase HpnC — translation MTPFQHQLANYGPEASWPTPSTSDAYAYCQDLTASSYENFSVISWFLPTELHPHFAAIYAYCRWADNLADETSTDAEGLKLLAWWEEQLESCFQQDAHHPVFVALKRTAREFKIPITPLRNLLIAFRQDQTKKHYNTYRELLAYCRNSADPVGRLEMYLGHCYSPEAVVYSDRVCTGLQLANFWQDVRRDFDKGRIYIPAEDFQRFGLSIDDMPACAEHEAFRELIEFEVRRAEQLLASGEPIVDFFPSNLKVDIALFIRGGQTILRHIRQQRFDTWNHRPKVSKSTKVKLLAQAWWEIRVRNKQFRADTYEVPA, via the coding sequence GTGACTCCTTTTCAGCACCAACTGGCAAATTACGGACCAGAAGCCAGTTGGCCAACCCCCAGCACGAGCGACGCCTACGCTTATTGCCAGGACCTGACGGCATCGTCTTACGAGAATTTTTCGGTCATTAGCTGGTTTCTGCCAACCGAGCTTCATCCTCACTTTGCGGCCATTTATGCCTATTGCCGCTGGGCAGACAATTTGGCGGACGAGACATCTACCGACGCCGAAGGGCTCAAGCTGTTGGCCTGGTGGGAAGAGCAACTCGAGTCGTGCTTCCAACAGGACGCCCATCATCCGGTATTCGTCGCGTTGAAGCGTACGGCTCGAGAATTTAAGATCCCCATTACCCCGCTCCGCAATCTGCTCATTGCTTTTCGCCAGGATCAGACCAAAAAACACTACAACACCTACCGCGAGCTTTTGGCGTACTGCCGCAACTCGGCCGACCCTGTCGGCCGCTTGGAAATGTACCTCGGTCACTGTTATTCCCCCGAGGCGGTCGTTTATTCCGACCGGGTCTGCACCGGGCTGCAACTTGCCAACTTCTGGCAGGATGTTCGCCGCGACTTCGACAAGGGGCGAATCTATATCCCGGCGGAGGACTTCCAACGGTTCGGCCTTTCGATCGACGATATGCCCGCGTGCGCGGAACATGAGGCATTTCGCGAACTAATAGAGTTCGAGGTCCGCCGCGCTGAACAACTATTGGCCTCTGGCGAACCGATCGTCGACTTCTTTCCGTCGAACTTGAAGGTCGACATCGCTTTATTCATCCGTGGCGGACAAACCATCTTACGGCATATACGCCAACAGCGTTTCGACACGTGGAACCATCGCCCAAAGGTCAGCAAAAGCACGAAAGTTAAACTCCTGGCTCAGGCTTGGTGGGAAATACGCGTCCGCAACAAACAGTTCCGAGCCGACACTTACGAGGTGCCGGCATGA
- the mnmG gene encoding tRNA uridine-5-carboxymethylaminomethyl(34) synthesis enzyme MnmG, with product MSECRYQYDVIVVGAGHAGTEAAMAAARLGAKTALLTTNLDTVAQMSCNPAIGGIAKGQIVREIDAMGGIMGQAIDATGIQFRLLNRRKGPAMHSPRAQADKKAYQWWVKLAVEDQANLDLRQEIVSDLLTEEVDGKQRIIGVSVHGGAIYRASRVVLTTGTFLSAIMHTGETKTPGGRGGEGTSSGISSALNRLGFRLDRFKTGTPARINFNSIDFEQTELQPGDDEPQAFSYLTEKLNLEQMPCHITYTNDKVHDLIRANLNRAPMYSGQIDSRGPRYCPSIEDKVVRFADKDRHQLFLEPEGFNTREVYVNGISTSLPRDVQDEMFKLIPGLENAQIMRYGYAVEYDFCPPDQLWPSLQTKEITGLYFAGQINGTTGYEEAAAQGLMAGINAALEGRGEDPLVLGREQAYIGVLIDDLVTTGVDEPYRMFTSRAEHRLMLRQDNADRRLTPLAYDRGLIPPHRREVLTQKMQQIDTAMEILGSTRHQGNLLANILKRNDSSWEQVCELAPSLQEITAEAALQVTYDIRYEGYIARQQVEVERQKRLSHKRIPETFDFTRLTQMRNEAREKLCQIRPTSVAQAERISGITPSDIALLLVYLDGRMGSKSS from the coding sequence ATGTCGGAGTGTCGTTATCAATATGACGTAATTGTCGTTGGAGCCGGGCACGCAGGTACCGAGGCAGCGATGGCCGCTGCGCGTTTAGGGGCGAAAACGGCACTTCTAACGACCAATCTCGATACAGTAGCCCAAATGAGCTGTAACCCGGCCATCGGCGGCATCGCCAAGGGGCAGATCGTACGAGAAATCGATGCCATGGGTGGCATCATGGGTCAGGCCATCGACGCTACCGGCATTCAGTTTCGACTGTTAAATCGCCGCAAAGGGCCCGCGATGCACAGTCCTCGGGCCCAAGCCGACAAGAAAGCGTACCAGTGGTGGGTCAAACTGGCCGTTGAAGACCAAGCAAACTTAGACCTAAGGCAAGAGATAGTCAGCGACCTGCTGACCGAGGAAGTAGACGGAAAACAACGCATCATCGGCGTGAGCGTACATGGTGGAGCGATCTACCGTGCGTCACGCGTCGTGCTGACCACCGGCACGTTTCTTTCAGCAATCATGCACACCGGCGAAACCAAAACGCCTGGTGGTCGCGGGGGCGAGGGAACCTCCAGCGGTATTAGCAGCGCCCTGAATCGACTCGGCTTCCGACTCGATCGTTTCAAGACCGGGACGCCAGCTCGTATAAATTTCAATTCCATCGACTTTGAACAAACCGAACTTCAACCTGGTGACGACGAACCCCAGGCATTCTCTTACTTAACGGAAAAGCTCAACCTTGAGCAGATGCCGTGTCATATCACCTATACCAACGACAAGGTGCACGACCTCATCCGGGCCAACCTGAACCGTGCGCCCATGTACAGCGGGCAAATCGATTCGCGTGGACCACGTTATTGCCCCAGCATCGAGGACAAAGTCGTTCGCTTTGCGGATAAAGACCGGCATCAGTTATTCCTGGAACCGGAAGGGTTCAACACCCGAGAAGTCTACGTCAACGGGATCTCGACCAGCTTACCGCGAGACGTCCAAGACGAGATGTTCAAGCTGATCCCAGGTCTCGAAAACGCTCAGATCATGCGGTATGGATACGCAGTCGAATACGATTTCTGTCCTCCTGACCAATTGTGGCCTTCTCTACAAACCAAGGAGATCACCGGGCTCTATTTCGCCGGTCAAATCAACGGAACAACCGGCTACGAGGAAGCCGCCGCCCAAGGGTTGATGGCCGGCATCAACGCGGCACTAGAGGGTCGCGGCGAAGATCCATTGGTGCTGGGCCGCGAACAAGCCTATATCGGTGTGCTGATCGACGATCTGGTGACCACCGGTGTTGACGAACCATATCGAATGTTTACCAGCCGGGCCGAGCACCGCTTGATGCTTCGTCAAGACAACGCCGACCGCCGCCTGACCCCGCTGGCTTATGATCGCGGCCTGATCCCACCGCATCGCCGGGAAGTTCTTACTCAAAAGATGCAACAGATCGATACGGCGATGGAAATTCTTGGAAGCACTCGCCACCAAGGAAATCTTCTGGCGAACATCCTGAAGCGGAATGATTCGTCGTGGGAACAAGTCTGCGAATTAGCGCCTTCCCTGCAAGAGATCACGGCGGAAGCGGCTTTGCAGGTGACTTACGACATCCGCTACGAGGGCTATATCGCACGTCAGCAGGTCGAGGTCGAGCGGCAAAAACGGCTTTCTCATAAACGAATTCCGGAAACGTTTGACTTTACGCGACTTACTCAAATGCGGAACGAGGCCCGCGAAAAGCTCTGCCAGATTCGCCCAACCTCGGTTGCCCAGGCCGAACGTATCAGTGGAATCACCCCCTCTGATATCGCTTTGCTTCTGGTTTATCTCGACGGACGGATGGGGTCGAAATCCTCCTAA
- a CDS encoding 3-keto-disaccharide hydrolase → MRINNRERSQPPTISVLLLTLVVGWAIPVASLCAQTPGLTPEEIEDGWISLFDGETLFGWNPITKTDWKVVDGTIQATNGEIGLLCTTTQFADYILRVDFLAEENTNSGIFLRTPPKPKSATYDCYELNIAPPTNSFPTGSFVGREKATPDCPPGEWHTFEVRVQGPVLEVKLDGEVVSTLNEDAYLGKGFIGLQQNGGKIQFRNISLKPLGLKSIFNGKDLTGWKQYPAMTTKFSVTEEGAIRAQDGPGQLETEGVYANFVLQLDAKTNAENLNSGIFFRSIPGDKMMGYESQIHNGIEGDDPTKPLDSGTGAIFRRSVARKVVSKDNQWLTKTLIAEGAHISVWVNGYQVTDWTDQRKPDENPRRGQRLTAGSIILQGHDPTTDVLFRNFQIQELPERWPVKRTE, encoded by the coding sequence ATGCGAATCAATAACCGCGAACGCTCTCAGCCCCCAACTATCTCGGTCCTTCTTCTGACGCTGGTCGTGGGATGGGCCATACCGGTTGCCAGCCTTTGTGCTCAAACACCAGGGCTCACTCCCGAAGAAATCGAAGACGGTTGGATCTCTCTTTTCGATGGAGAAACCCTATTCGGGTGGAATCCAATCACCAAGACCGATTGGAAAGTCGTCGACGGAACGATCCAAGCCACCAATGGTGAAATCGGCCTGCTCTGTACGACAACCCAGTTCGCGGACTACATCCTGCGGGTCGACTTTCTAGCCGAGGAGAATACTAACAGTGGTATCTTCCTGCGAACTCCCCCTAAGCCGAAAAGTGCTACGTATGACTGTTACGAGCTAAATATCGCCCCGCCTACCAATTCCTTTCCTACCGGAAGCTTTGTCGGTCGCGAGAAAGCCACACCCGATTGCCCGCCAGGAGAGTGGCATACGTTTGAAGTCCGCGTGCAGGGCCCTGTCCTGGAAGTGAAACTGGACGGCGAGGTCGTTTCGACACTGAATGAGGATGCCTATCTTGGCAAAGGTTTTATAGGGCTGCAGCAAAACGGAGGTAAAATTCAGTTTCGCAATATTAGCCTTAAACCACTGGGGCTGAAGTCGATCTTCAACGGCAAGGATCTGACTGGATGGAAACAGTACCCAGCGATGACCACAAAATTCAGCGTCACCGAGGAAGGTGCCATTCGCGCTCAGGATGGACCAGGCCAGCTTGAAACCGAAGGAGTTTACGCGAATTTCGTCTTGCAATTGGATGCCAAAACTAACGCTGAGAACCTGAACTCAGGCATCTTCTTCCGCAGTATCCCCGGCGACAAGATGATGGGCTACGAAAGCCAGATTCATAACGGCATTGAAGGGGATGACCCAACCAAGCCTCTTGATAGTGGCACGGGTGCCATCTTCCGACGCAGCGTCGCACGAAAAGTGGTCAGCAAAGACAACCAGTGGCTGACCAAGACCCTCATCGCTGAAGGTGCCCATATCTCGGTATGGGTCAACGGCTATCAAGTCACCGACTGGACCGACCAGCGTAAGCCGGACGAAAACCCCCGTCGCGGGCAACGCTTGACCGCCGGGTCGATCATTTTGCAAGGACACGATCCTACGACCGACGTCCTCTTTCGAAACTTCCAGATTCAAGAACTGCCAGAACGCTGGCCCGTAAAGCGAACCGAATAA
- a CDS encoding cation:proton antiporter: protein MEEKLYLLYFAGILALGISAQWLAWRLRLPSILLLLGFGFLASFLPAGPDEIIGREVLFPIVSLSVAVILFEGGMSLRFAELREVGPALGGLVTIGALVVWGLASVAAYFLIGFSPAISAVVGAIVVVTGPTVVGPLLSHIRPSRKIGSLAKWEGIVIDPIGAVLAVLVFEFIMQTGEGATWATPMWSIAKTIGVGVVLGVLTAYMMIFALKSYWIPDFLHNAFILAVLLSVFAISNYIQSESGLLTVTVLGLLMANQKHIPVRHIFEFKENLRVLLISCLFIVLAARISLGTLLQVGWMGLLFVAVLIVIVRPASVFLSTIRSGLNWREKVFLCFMAPRGIVAAAVGSIFSFELAHHAENLDLGEVGGVAEGTLVVPVVFMVIVGTVMFYGLTAAPVARWLGLASPAPQGVLIAGADRWIRELAVVIKSAGFQVMLVDTNFRNITAARMQNLPAQCASILSDFVSEELNLGGIGRLLAATPNDEVNSLACMEFTHLFGRKEVYQLSPWDSGSGKRQSVSDHLRGRVTFGHGLDFYAIARRVTAGAQFKKTTITEEFTYHDFQQTHGESATLLFVIPETNRLRIVTADDSFVPKAGQTIIALIDARPEPIKPPAKSEDSKSGEPEESPAKSVASE from the coding sequence GTGGAAGAGAAGCTTTACCTACTTTATTTTGCCGGCATTCTGGCCCTGGGGATTTCAGCCCAGTGGTTGGCATGGCGTCTGCGGCTTCCTTCTATTTTGCTCCTTCTGGGCTTCGGTTTTTTGGCCAGTTTTCTGCCGGCAGGGCCCGACGAAATCATCGGACGTGAAGTCCTTTTCCCGATCGTTTCCCTCTCAGTAGCAGTGATTCTGTTTGAAGGGGGCATGAGTCTGCGCTTTGCCGAGCTGCGCGAGGTGGGGCCGGCACTGGGGGGCCTGGTCACCATTGGGGCACTGGTCGTTTGGGGATTAGCCTCAGTCGCGGCGTACTTTTTAATCGGCTTTTCACCTGCTATTTCTGCCGTGGTCGGGGCCATTGTGGTGGTGACCGGACCTACGGTGGTTGGACCTCTATTAAGCCATATTAGACCGTCCCGAAAGATCGGCTCTTTAGCCAAATGGGAAGGGATTGTCATTGACCCAATCGGTGCGGTGCTCGCGGTGCTCGTGTTTGAGTTCATCATGCAGACCGGAGAAGGGGCGACCTGGGCCACCCCGATGTGGTCGATCGCGAAGACGATAGGCGTTGGTGTGGTTCTGGGCGTCCTGACCGCCTACATGATGATCTTCGCTTTGAAGAGCTACTGGATCCCTGATTTTCTACACAACGCGTTCATTCTGGCGGTCCTCTTGTCGGTTTTCGCCATCTCGAATTACATCCAGTCAGAGTCCGGTCTTTTAACCGTAACTGTGCTTGGGCTTTTGATGGCCAATCAGAAGCACATTCCTGTACGGCATATCTTCGAATTTAAAGAGAACCTGCGGGTTCTGTTGATCTCTTGTTTGTTCATTGTGCTGGCCGCACGTATTTCCCTAGGAACGCTTTTGCAAGTGGGCTGGATGGGGCTGCTGTTTGTGGCCGTGTTGATTGTCATCGTACGTCCAGCCTCGGTATTTCTGTCGACGATAAGAAGCGGACTGAATTGGCGAGAAAAGGTTTTTCTCTGTTTTATGGCCCCCCGCGGGATTGTGGCTGCTGCGGTCGGCTCTATTTTTTCCTTCGAACTAGCGCACCACGCCGAGAATCTCGACCTCGGGGAAGTCGGAGGTGTCGCCGAGGGGACGCTCGTCGTGCCGGTCGTGTTTATGGTCATCGTGGGTACTGTGATGTTTTACGGTCTCACCGCGGCTCCGGTGGCTCGTTGGTTGGGATTGGCCAGCCCGGCGCCTCAGGGCGTGCTGATTGCTGGGGCGGATCGCTGGATCCGAGAGCTCGCCGTAGTAATCAAGAGTGCCGGCTTTCAAGTGATGCTAGTGGATACCAATTTCCGGAATATCACCGCCGCTCGAATGCAGAACCTGCCAGCCCAGTGCGCAAGTATCCTCTCGGACTTTGTCAGTGAAGAGCTCAATCTTGGGGGGATCGGGCGTCTTCTGGCCGCCACACCAAACGACGAGGTCAATTCGCTCGCCTGCATGGAGTTCACCCATTTATTCGGCAGGAAAGAAGTTTATCAACTGAGCCCGTGGGACTCTGGTTCCGGCAAGCGGCAATCGGTATCGGACCACCTTCGTGGCCGCGTGACCTTCGGGCATGGACTCGATTTCTATGCGATCGCACGACGGGTGACCGCCGGAGCCCAGTTTAAGAAGACAACGATCACCGAAGAATTCACTTACCACGATTTTCAGCAAACCCATGGCGAATCGGCAACGCTCTTGTTCGTGATCCCAGAAACCAATCGGCTGAGAATTGTGACTGCCGACGACAGTTTCGTGCCCAAAGCGGGGCAAACAATCATCGCGCTGATTGACGCCCGCCCCGAACCGATCAAGCCGCCGGCGAAATCGGAAGACTCTAAGTCGGGTGAGCCGGAAGAATCGCCAGCGAAATCTGTGGCGTCGGAATAG
- the hpnE gene encoding hydroxysqualene dehydroxylase HpnE, which produces MDVSAMRGQRVAIVGGGLAGIAAAEALSRFPFEIHLFEAKRSLGGRAGAYRDPEHPSLIDRCQHVAMGCCTNFLGLCRRLELEECFRRDTKLHFIDGDGQTHPFEASSWLPAPIHLASAFGRQRYLTKPDQKRIAAALWEMAPPSAVEKYAGRKMHDWLVEQLQSEVAIRCFWEIVLVSALGAPLSEVSFVAARKVFVDGFLRHRKAYQIYVPRIPLQDVFDVQAALKLEERGVRFHRQTPVRQVAYFNSRFNVRFGSGSEATFENFIAAVPWHQSPKLFSPILKNLMPKLDNVEEIESSPISSVHLWLDRPLTNLPHAVLLDRTSQWVFNHGARQFKESTGYYYQVVISASQDLAGMKHDELSRLVLGELVSAFAAQPAPYLLDYQVVTEKQAVFAATPFLEGLRPTQESILPGLALAGDWTKTGWPSTMEGAVRSGYLAAEAILRKYDYDEPVGDSDLPVSLLSRMLWGLGKDEHRR; this is translated from the coding sequence GTGGACGTCAGCGCCATGCGCGGCCAACGCGTCGCCATTGTCGGAGGAGGTCTAGCTGGCATTGCTGCCGCCGAAGCACTTTCTCGGTTTCCCTTTGAAATTCACTTGTTCGAAGCGAAACGATCCCTGGGAGGCCGTGCCGGGGCATATCGCGATCCAGAACATCCATCGCTGATCGATCGTTGTCAGCACGTGGCGATGGGGTGCTGCACGAACTTCCTGGGGCTTTGCCGCCGATTGGAATTGGAGGAGTGCTTTCGTCGCGATACGAAATTGCACTTCATCGACGGCGACGGTCAGACCCACCCATTTGAAGCCAGCAGTTGGCTACCGGCACCGATTCATTTGGCATCCGCGTTTGGTCGCCAGAGATACCTTACCAAACCAGATCAGAAGCGAATCGCAGCTGCCTTGTGGGAGATGGCTCCCCCTTCAGCCGTCGAAAAGTATGCCGGCCGGAAGATGCACGACTGGTTAGTCGAACAACTCCAATCAGAGGTTGCCATCCGATGCTTCTGGGAAATCGTATTAGTGAGTGCCCTGGGTGCGCCGCTATCCGAGGTTTCGTTTGTCGCGGCCCGTAAGGTCTTTGTCGATGGCTTTCTGCGGCATCGAAAAGCCTACCAAATCTACGTTCCGCGGATTCCCTTGCAAGATGTATTCGATGTACAGGCTGCTCTAAAGTTAGAGGAACGCGGCGTTCGCTTTCACCGACAGACGCCGGTTCGGCAAGTGGCCTACTTCAACTCGCGATTCAATGTTCGCTTCGGGAGCGGCAGCGAAGCAACTTTCGAAAACTTCATCGCCGCTGTCCCTTGGCATCAATCCCCCAAGCTCTTTTCGCCTATTCTCAAAAACTTGATGCCTAAGCTAGACAACGTGGAGGAAATTGAATCGTCTCCTATTTCGAGTGTCCACCTTTGGCTTGATCGCCCGCTAACCAACCTGCCGCATGCCGTGCTGTTGGACCGAACCAGCCAGTGGGTCTTCAACCATGGGGCTCGGCAGTTTAAAGAGTCGACTGGATATTATTACCAAGTGGTCATCAGTGCCTCGCAAGACTTAGCTGGCATGAAGCACGACGAGTTATCTCGGCTCGTGCTGGGCGAGTTGGTCTCGGCTTTTGCGGCGCAACCGGCCCCCTACCTTCTCGACTACCAGGTAGTGACTGAAAAGCAGGCCGTGTTTGCTGCGACCCCTTTCCTGGAAGGACTTCGGCCAACGCAAGAATCGATCTTGCCAGGCTTGGCTCTGGCCGGCGATTGGACGAAAACAGGCTGGCCATCCACGATGGAAGGTGCTGTACGCAGTGGATATCTGGCTGCCGAAGCCATTCTTCGAAAGTACGACTACGACGAGCCTGTCGGTGATTCCGACCTACCAGTGAGCCTGCTTTCGCGAATGCTGTGGGGACTCGGAAAAGACGAGCATCGCCGTTAA
- the ispH gene encoding 4-hydroxy-3-methylbut-2-enyl diphosphate reductase codes for MKVILASPRGFCAGVNMAIECLDLALKTFGAPVYVYHEIVHNKYVVETFKKKGAIFVDDVQEVPPKSILLFSAHGVSPEIRQEAKQRELTAIDATCPLVTKVHLEAIKFAKLGYTICLIGHEGHDEVIGTMGEAPEAIVLVETEKDVDTLEIADPEKLAYLTQTTLSVDDATRIINRLKERFPAIKGPPKADICYATQNRQEAVRILGTEAQLVLVLGSQNSSNSQRLKELAQESGTPGYLVDGASDIQAEWFDGVDGVLVTAGASAPEDVVQECLDYLVEKFDAKIETRSIREEEVHFPLPKELRKLVQLS; via the coding sequence ATGAAAGTGATTCTAGCAAGTCCACGCGGGTTTTGTGCGGGGGTGAACATGGCGATTGAGTGCCTTGACTTGGCACTTAAGACGTTTGGTGCACCCGTCTACGTTTATCACGAAATCGTCCACAATAAATACGTCGTCGAGACCTTCAAAAAGAAGGGCGCGATTTTCGTTGACGACGTGCAGGAAGTCCCTCCCAAATCGATCCTATTGTTCAGTGCCCATGGTGTTTCGCCTGAAATTCGCCAAGAGGCCAAGCAGCGCGAGTTAACTGCGATCGATGCAACCTGCCCACTGGTGACCAAAGTACACTTGGAAGCGATTAAGTTTGCCAAGCTGGGTTATACGATCTGCCTAATCGGGCATGAAGGGCACGACGAAGTGATCGGCACGATGGGAGAAGCCCCCGAAGCGATCGTCCTGGTCGAGACTGAAAAAGACGTCGACACGCTTGAGATCGCCGATCCTGAGAAGCTGGCGTACCTCACCCAGACGACGCTTTCCGTCGACGATGCGACGCGGATCATCAACCGTTTGAAAGAACGTTTCCCGGCCATCAAAGGTCCTCCTAAGGCAGACATCTGCTACGCGACCCAAAATCGCCAGGAAGCCGTACGAATCCTGGGGACGGAAGCTCAATTGGTGCTGGTTCTCGGCAGCCAGAACAGCTCCAACAGTCAGCGTCTCAAGGAACTCGCACAAGAGAGTGGTACCCCAGGCTATCTGGTCGACGGTGCCAGCGACATCCAGGCTGAGTGGTTTGACGGCGTTGACGGGGTCTTGGTAACTGCCGGGGCGAGTGCGCCTGAGGATGTTGTCCAGGAGTGTCTCGATTATCTGGTCGAGAAGTTCGACGCGAAGATCGAAACCCGTAGCATCCGGGAAGAAGAAGTACATTTCCCACTGCCGAAAGAACTTCGCAAACTTGTTCAGCTTTCCTAA
- a CDS encoding phytoene/squalene synthase family protein: MMDNLSASYAQCRHFSKQSGSNFLLSFWFLPREKRQAMFALYAFFRRTDDLADEEGSDQAAALQAWRDQFNSAMQGDFTDLRLPALADTIRRYEIPEKYFLESIEGIESDLSRTRFADFEELHQYCYQVASAIGLSCLPVWGVRANFNRHAAIAAGVAFQLTNILRDIHEDAQRGRIYLPLSDLHRFEVTEESLLAGQLSPGFEPLMRFEIERAEKLFTEAKALCDDLHPDGRRIFDAMRETYHDLLKQIARSPVDVLQRRIQVGSWRKMKLFARLAISRMPLRSRGPLKAEAP, translated from the coding sequence ATGATGGATAACCTTTCCGCCAGCTATGCCCAGTGCCGTCACTTCTCCAAGCAATCTGGTTCCAACTTCCTGCTCTCTTTTTGGTTCCTTCCACGAGAGAAACGCCAGGCAATGTTCGCTTTGTATGCCTTTTTCCGCCGTACAGACGATCTGGCCGACGAGGAAGGATCCGATCAAGCTGCCGCCCTGCAAGCGTGGAGAGACCAATTCAATTCCGCCATGCAAGGAGACTTCACGGATCTGCGTCTGCCGGCATTGGCCGATACTATTCGCCGCTACGAAATCCCGGAAAAGTACTTCCTTGAGTCGATCGAGGGAATCGAAAGTGACCTGTCACGAACTCGCTTTGCTGACTTCGAGGAGCTTCACCAGTACTGTTATCAGGTCGCGTCCGCGATTGGGTTGAGTTGCTTGCCGGTATGGGGCGTTCGTGCGAACTTCAATCGACACGCTGCCATTGCCGCCGGAGTGGCGTTTCAGCTGACCAACATTCTGCGCGACATTCACGAAGACGCCCAACGTGGACGAATCTACCTCCCGCTGAGTGACCTCCATCGCTTTGAGGTCACGGAAGAATCTCTCCTGGCAGGACAGCTTTCCCCTGGTTTCGAGCCGCTGATGCGATTCGAGATCGAGCGCGCCGAGAAGCTGTTCACAGAAGCCAAAGCTCTTTGCGATGACCTCCACCCGGATGGCCGCCGGATTTTCGACGCCATGAGAGAAACGTATCACGATCTGCTCAAGCAGATCGCCCGGTCTCCGGTCGATGTGCTGCAGCGGAGGATCCAGGTCGGCTCATGGCGAAAGATGAAGCTATTTGCGCGGCTGGCCATCTCGCGAATGCCCTTGAGATCGAGAGGCCCTCTGAAAGCGGAGGCTCCTTAG
- a CDS encoding phosphorylase family protein, with product MLLRYLVSNFLQQQGQTVVRDFVSQQLAEHNAEEVAPEDIPQPDVVVLFALGVESAGFKESLDSPTPVKMEKRTVTVGKLGDRVVGIVETGVGRKTAGAVARDVIDIIRPKWIVSAGFAGGLVSDLKRGHVVMANCVGDLDGNDISIPLNLTTEQVEATQGLASGKLLTVDRIIRTVEEKRELGEKHTAVAVDMETLAIAQACQEKETKLISVRIISDTVDQPLPKDLEKLMSQKTTSGMLGAAAATIFNRPGSIKDMWNLNTMANKASDKLASFLGGVLPQLDSVVRDDNEN from the coding sequence ATGCTCCTACGCTACCTCGTTTCCAACTTTCTCCAGCAACAAGGCCAAACGGTGGTTCGGGACTTCGTCTCGCAGCAACTGGCCGAACACAATGCCGAGGAGGTTGCCCCAGAAGATATTCCCCAACCAGATGTCGTCGTTCTGTTTGCTTTGGGGGTCGAGTCGGCCGGTTTCAAGGAGTCACTCGATTCTCCGACTCCGGTGAAGATGGAGAAGCGAACTGTTACCGTGGGTAAGCTTGGTGATCGTGTCGTGGGAATCGTAGAGACAGGCGTCGGTCGTAAAACGGCAGGGGCAGTCGCTCGGGATGTGATCGATATCATCAGGCCGAAGTGGATTGTTTCGGCCGGGTTTGCCGGCGGGCTCGTCTCGGATTTGAAACGGGGGCATGTCGTCATGGCCAACTGCGTCGGGGATTTGGATGGGAATGATATCAGCATTCCGCTTAACCTGACGACCGAGCAAGTTGAAGCAACCCAGGGCCTGGCCAGCGGCAAACTGCTAACAGTCGACCGAATCATCCGCACCGTCGAAGAGAAGCGAGAACTGGGTGAAAAGCACACCGCTGTGGCGGTCGATATGGAGACCCTGGCGATCGCCCAGGCATGCCAGGAGAAAGAGACCAAGCTGATCTCAGTGCGTATCATTTCCGATACCGTCGACCAGCCATTGCCCAAAGATCTCGAGAAGTTGATGAGCCAAAAAACAACCTCAGGCATGCTGGGTGCTGCCGCGGCGACTATTTTCAATCGCCCCGGCAGTATCAAGGATATGTGGAACCTAAACACAATGGCGAATAAAGCAAGTGACAAACTAGCGTCATTCCTGGGTGGTGTTCTCCCGCAACTTGATTCGGTGGTGCGGGACGACAATGAAAACTAA